One window of the Candidatus Poribacteria bacterium genome contains the following:
- a CDS encoding radical SAM protein produces the protein MRTMTRPYIVECEITNGCNLRCRHCYARSGDEPRKELHPEVIKDLMLQLKGIGLRYFDMIGGEPFTYPHLFELIDFAGRIGLRVILNTNGTLITREIALKLKDTNPYTLIGVSLDGSCPQINDLIRGEGNFTRAVKGVENLMKAGFNVTLLFVVAKVNWRDFGRYVDFARKIGVKAIYVDRFMPVGRGRINEEILNMSIDEWVKALKFISDVVEGNSSDFIFYVGEALNGDPCTAGEEHFSILCDGTVVPCGYFRYNPEFYLGNIKYEPVEAIFRRGKRIFSLPSRCAECQIYEKGCFGGCRASSMIFAGRIDLPDPVICRYKREFGTTS, from the coding sequence TTGAGGACCATGACGAGGCCGTACATAGTGGAGTGCGAGATAACCAACGGTTGTAATCTGAGGTGCCGACATTGCTACGCCAGATCAGGTGATGAGCCGAGAAAGGAACTTCATCCTGAAGTGATTAAGGACTTGATGCTTCAGCTTAAGGGAATCGGGCTTAGATATTTCGATATGATCGGCGGCGAGCCGTTTACCTATCCCCATCTGTTCGAGCTGATCGATTTCGCCGGGCGGATAGGCCTGAGGGTTATACTCAACACCAACGGGACCCTCATCACGAGGGAGATCGCCTTGAAGCTCAAGGATACCAACCCGTACACGCTTATAGGGGTATCGCTCGACGGATCATGTCCTCAGATCAACGATTTAATCAGAGGTGAGGGAAATTTCACAAGAGCGGTGAAAGGCGTGGAAAACCTCATGAAAGCAGGTTTCAACGTGACGTTGCTCTTTGTCGTTGCCAAGGTGAACTGGAGGGATTTCGGAAGATACGTGGATTTCGCCCGTAAGATTGGGGTTAAGGCTATCTATGTGGATAGATTCATGCCTGTGGGAAGAGGCAGGATCAATGAGGAGATCCTAAACATGTCCATCGACGAATGGGTCAAAGCTCTTAAATTTATCAGCGACGTGGTGGAGGGAAACTCCTCAGACTTTATCTTCTACGTCGGCGAGGCTTTAAACGGCGACCCCTGTACGGCGGGAGAGGAGCATTTCTCCATTTTATGCGATGGGACTGTGGTGCCATGTGGATACTTCAGATATAACCCGGAATTTTATCTCGGCAATATAAAGTATGAGCCGGTAGAGGCGATTTTCAGGCGCGGTAAGAGGATCTTCAGCTTGCCATCGCGGTGTGCTGAGTGTCAGATATATGAAAAGGGATGCTTCGGCGGCTGTAGGGCCTCCTCTATGATATTCGCCGGAAGGATCGATCTCCCCGATCCCGTGATCTGCAGATACAAAAGGGAATTCGGAACTACCTCATAA
- a CDS encoding PIN domain-containing protein produces the protein MEVEQPLGCSTLSVFEVWIGVRPEEEEVTRQFLSVLYKIPVDGAIAFKAAEYWREFRRRGLTLGQADAIIAATAYVLNLVLVTYNRDHYPMEDITLYEPMPRIE, from the coding sequence ATGGAGGTCGAACAGCCTTTGGGTTGCTCTACGCTGTCCGTGTTTGAAGTCTGGATCGGGGTACGTCCTGAAGAGGAGGAGGTTACCCGCCAATTCCTCAGCGTGCTGTATAAAATTCCCGTGGACGGAGCTATAGCTTTTAAGGCGGCGGAATACTGGCGGGAGTTCAGACGTCGGGGTTTAACTTTAGGACAGGCGGACGCTATAATTGCCGCAACCGCTTACGTGTTAAACCTGGTGCTCGTCACCTACAACAGGGATCATTATCCCATGGAAGATATCACGCTCTACGAGCCGATGCCCCGGATAGAGTAG
- a CDS encoding DUF5060 domain-containing protein, producing the protein MISIPPALPVWLTVMALLTASETVPKWEVFEVTLHATSSPENPFTDITLTATVTKPDGEKVTIDGFYDGDGKGGQSGDIWKLRFCHFFRYADGGYVYLMGNFLDDTAPPKERYSHTLLSEEITEDNRQHMIDRARKLYKANKINIYIANKGDYGGISTTPWLGTAERNDKTRFDLARWRMYERIIRQLKEEGIIAELWFFADDSGFGKLSRADRERLIRYGMARLSAYPNTMFVLCLEWQEGWSKEQVASDITFAQKHNPWHRLWSVHGVTGNFAFPNQPWIDFMATQPGNDAEPKTVPPTWISYCRRTISFVNTSRARSLICIRPI; encoded by the coding sequence ATGATCAGTATTCCACCAGCGTTGCCGGTCTGGTTGACAGTGATGGCACTGCTAACGGCATCCGAAACTGTACCCAAGTGGGAGGTCTTTGAGGTCACCTTACACGCCACGAGCTCTCCGGAGAATCCGTTTACGGATATCACGTTGACGGCGACCGTCACCAAGCCGGATGGGGAGAAGGTGACGATCGATGGCTTCTATGACGGCGATGGAAAGGGCGGTCAGAGCGGGGATATCTGGAAGCTGCGCTTCTGCCACTTCTTCCGCTATGCCGACGGCGGATATGTATATCTGATGGGCAACTTCCTGGATGATACCGCCCCGCCTAAGGAGCGCTACAGCCACACGCTCCTGAGCGAGGAGATCACCGAGGATAACCGCCAGCATATGATCGATCGAGCGCGCAAGCTATATAAGGCCAATAAGATCAACATCTACATAGCGAACAAGGGCGACTACGGCGGCATCTCCACAACTCCTTGGCTCGGCACGGCGGAGAGAAACGATAAAACGCGGTTCGACCTCGCCCGCTGGAGGATGTACGAACGGATTATCAGGCAGTTGAAGGAGGAGGGGATTATCGCCGAGCTGTGGTTTTTCGCCGATGACAGCGGCTTCGGAAAACTATCCAGGGCCGATCGTGAGCGGCTCATCCGATACGGCATGGCCCGCCTGAGTGCCTACCCGAACACGATGTTCGTGTTATGCCTTGAGTGGCAGGAGGGTTGGAGCAAGGAACAGGTCGCCTCGGATATCACCTTCGCGCAAAAACACAACCCCTGGCATCGGCTGTGGAGCGTCCACGGCGTCACGGGAAACTTCGCCTTTCCGAATCAGCCGTGGATCGACTTCATGGCGACGCAGCCCGGCAACGATGCCGAGCCGAAGACCGTCCCGCCGACGTGGATATCATACTGCCGTCGTACGATTTCATTCGTAAACACCTCGCGAGCGAGATCCCTCATATGCATCCGACCGATATAG